From one Paenibacillus sp. FSL K6-1330 genomic stretch:
- a CDS encoding ABC transporter ATP-binding protein produces MTPTDTTISNESGIAKRLFRYALTAKGTFIAALILLAIGVAAELAGPFIAKTMIDEHILGIERPYYETTQAQDAASYNGTYYKREDRFLEGETRGQEVRLVQAGRSFYFINEPVARTEGNRSFQDGVMTISYASEEMQYPAVKLTKEQLFEFYKPELPNIYKLVGLFLICLLISMITVFGRTYWLQSAANRVIQKLRTDVYAHIQRLPVNFFDDLPAGKVVSRVTNDTEAVKDLFVAVLSNFSSGAVYITGVYVALFLLDVRLGLISLFVIPMLIVWTILYRKFATKYNTVIRSRLSEINAIINESIQGMAIIRVFRRQKATQDEFEALNADYMAHQNKMLNLNSFTTHNLVNVLRNVSFVVVLWYFGSASLNGAGIVSIGVLYAFVDLLGRMFQPITGMVNQLAALDTSIVSAKRVFELMDETGEKVTDGSMPRYLGNVEFQNVSFAYKKDYVLKNISFEAKQGQTVALVGHTGSGKSSIINLLFRFYDPQKGTITIDGQPVTDIPKQWLRKHMGIVLQDPYLFTGTIASNVSLGDPSITREQVEQALRDVGADRLLAHLPQGFDEPVLEKGSTLSAGQRQLISFARALAFNPAILILDEATANIDTETEALIQEALEVLKRGRTTFIIAHRLSTIRSADQILVLHRGEIVEQGSHDELMALGGRYFNMYQLQQGSTTPIAESKETVLASNSKMAGGHV; encoded by the coding sequence TTGACTCCAACCGATACGACCATATCGAATGAATCCGGCATTGCCAAACGACTGTTCCGTTATGCCTTAACAGCCAAGGGCACCTTCATCGCCGCCTTGATTCTGCTGGCCATCGGCGTTGCCGCAGAGCTTGCAGGTCCCTTCATCGCAAAAACGATGATTGACGAGCATATCCTGGGCATCGAACGGCCTTATTATGAGACGACGCAGGCTCAAGATGCCGCATCCTATAACGGGACTTATTATAAACGCGAGGATCGCTTTCTTGAAGGCGAGACGCGAGGACAGGAAGTACGTCTCGTTCAGGCTGGCCGCAGCTTTTACTTCATTAACGAGCCGGTAGCCCGAACCGAAGGAAACCGCTCCTTTCAGGACGGTGTCATGACAATTTCCTACGCCTCAGAGGAGATGCAGTATCCGGCTGTTAAATTGACCAAGGAACAGCTGTTTGAATTTTATAAACCCGAACTTCCCAACATATATAAGCTGGTCGGCCTGTTTCTGATCTGCCTGTTGATCTCCATGATTACGGTATTCGGCAGAACCTACTGGCTGCAATCGGCAGCTAATCGGGTCATTCAGAAGCTGCGCACCGATGTGTACGCCCACATTCAGCGGCTGCCCGTCAATTTCTTTGATGATTTACCGGCGGGCAAAGTCGTTTCCCGGGTAACCAATGATACCGAAGCGGTAAAGGACCTGTTCGTTGCGGTATTATCCAACTTCAGCTCCGGCGCCGTGTATATCACGGGTGTCTACGTCGCATTGTTCCTTCTGGATGTACGACTGGGCTTGATCAGTTTGTTTGTTATTCCGATGTTGATTGTATGGACCATTCTGTACCGTAAATTTGCAACCAAATACAATACCGTCATCCGCTCCCGTCTGAGCGAGATCAATGCCATCATTAATGAATCCATTCAAGGTATGGCCATCATTCGTGTATTCCGCCGCCAAAAAGCGACCCAGGACGAGTTCGAGGCGCTGAATGCGGACTATATGGCTCATCAGAACAAAATGCTCAATCTGAACTCCTTCACCACGCACAATCTGGTGAATGTTCTGCGTAACGTTTCCTTTGTAGTCGTACTCTGGTATTTCGGTTCTGCTTCATTAAATGGTGCCGGCATCGTCTCGATAGGCGTCCTCTACGCCTTCGTTGATCTGCTTGGCCGCATGTTCCAGCCGATAACGGGTATGGTTAACCAGCTGGCAGCGCTCGATACCTCCATCGTCTCCGCCAAACGAGTGTTTGAGCTGATGGATGAAACAGGCGAGAAAGTAACGGATGGCAGCATGCCGCGGTATTTAGGAAATGTAGAATTTCAGAACGTGTCGTTTGCGTACAAGAAGGACTATGTCCTTAAGAACATTTCTTTTGAAGCGAAGCAAGGCCAAACCGTGGCGCTTGTAGGTCATACCGGCTCCGGCAAAAGCTCCATCATCAATCTGCTGTTCCGCTTCTATGACCCGCAGAAAGGCACGATTACCATTGATGGCCAGCCCGTTACCGATATTCCAAAGCAATGGCTCCGCAAGCATATGGGGATTGTACTGCAAGACCCGTACCTGTTCACAGGCACCATTGCTTCGAATGTCAGCCTGGGTGATCCGAGCATTACACGGGAACAAGTGGAGCAGGCTCTGCGCGACGTAGGGGCTGATCGGCTGCTCGCTCATCTTCCGCAAGGCTTCGATGAGCCAGTACTGGAGAAAGGCAGCACACTCTCCGCCGGACAACGACAGTTAATCTCTTTTGCCCGGGCTCTTGCGTTCAATCCGGCCATACTGATTCTCGATGAAGCCACCGCTAACATTGATACGGAGACGGAAGCCTTAATCCAGGAAGCCCTGGAGGTCCTGAAGCGAGGGCGCACGACCTTTATCATCGCCCACCGCTTATCCACGATCCGCAGCGCCGATCAGATTCTGGTCCTTCACCGCGGCGAAATTGTGGAACAGGGTTCCCATGACGAGCTGATGGCCCTGGGCGGAAGATACTTTAATATGTATCAACTCCAGCAAGGCAGCACGACTCCGATTGCAGAGAGTAAGGAGACGGTACTTGCCTCCAACAGTAAAATGGCTGGTGGTCATGTATAA
- a CDS encoding S-layer homology domain-containing protein: MKKTTKLLTAMLVTSSLLGAGAASAFNDIQEEQPLQMVKELQAKGIIQGISADKFAPAKTITTAQAVQMIVNVADLKVQPNYTGRSFDSVPKDAWFADAVNIAAQNGLSVSADMKWNEPITREGFATLLSEAIQKTGNYPVVMMYLHVADEDLMKEESRGAVQFLLLTKIAELDANAKFHPAKSLTRIEAAELAYNSIQFIEEHQKNMIPEKPGQSEPDVSTSVVKVDDAQNKVTVTKEDLPNPGYGIKITSVDYVSDTEAVIYYKVLQPDPDKMYPQVISKSSDDVLVPSKYTKITVKAEATLDHPAK; this comes from the coding sequence ATGAAAAAAACTACGAAATTGTTAACTGCAATGCTTGTCACTTCGTCATTGCTCGGTGCCGGCGCCGCCTCTGCTTTCAACGATATTCAAGAGGAGCAGCCACTACAAATGGTGAAGGAGCTGCAAGCGAAAGGAATTATCCAAGGGATTAGTGCCGATAAATTCGCTCCGGCCAAAACAATAACGACCGCCCAAGCGGTGCAGATGATTGTGAATGTCGCCGACCTGAAGGTACAACCGAACTATACGGGCCGTTCGTTTGACAGTGTGCCGAAGGATGCCTGGTTCGCGGATGCTGTGAATATAGCGGCTCAGAACGGATTGTCCGTATCCGCAGACATGAAATGGAATGAACCGATAACCCGAGAAGGGTTCGCGACATTGCTCTCGGAAGCGATTCAGAAGACCGGGAATTATCCCGTGGTCATGATGTATCTGCATGTGGCCGACGAGGATTTGATGAAAGAGGAGAGCCGGGGAGCGGTGCAATTCCTGCTGTTAACCAAGATCGCTGAGCTCGACGCCAACGCCAAGTTCCATCCCGCCAAGAGTTTAACCCGTATTGAAGCGGCAGAGCTTGCGTACAATTCCATTCAATTTATTGAGGAGCATCAGAAGAACATGATACCCGAGAAGCCGGGACAATCTGAACCGGATGTAAGTACAAGCGTCGTTAAGGTGGATGATGCGCAGAATAAAGTCACGGTAACCAAGGAAGACCTACCGAATCCGGGGTATGGCATTAAAATTACGTCGGTCGACTATGTTAGCGATACCGAAGCCGTGATCTACTACAAAGTTCTTCAACCCGATCCGGACAAAATGTACCCGCAAGTCATCTCCAAATCTTCAGATGACGTGCTCGTGCCTTCCAAGTACACCAAAATCACGGTCAAAGCAGAAGCTACTCTTGATCATCCGGCAAAGTAA